The proteins below come from a single Indicator indicator isolate 239-I01 chromosome 12, UM_Iind_1.1, whole genome shotgun sequence genomic window:
- the ATP6V1C1 gene encoding V-type proton ATPase subunit C 1 isoform X1, translated as MTEFWLISAPGEKTCQQTWEKLHAATTKHNNLSTNSKFNIPDLKVGTLDVLVGLSDELAKLDAFVEGVVKKVAQYMADVLEDSKDKVQENLLANGGKFLTMMYAGEKLFTILVDLVTYVTRFQWDMAKYPIKQSLKNISEIIAKGVNQIDNDLKARASAYNNLKGNLQNLERKNAGSLLTRSLADIVKKEDFVLDSEYLVTLLVIVPKSNYNDWVKQYETLAEMVVPRSSNVLFEDQDSYLCNVTLFRKAVDDFKHKAREYKFMVRDFQYNEEEMKADKEEMNRLSTDKKKQFGPLVRWLKVNFSEAFIAWIHVKALRVFVESVLRYGLPVNFQAMLLQPNKKTMKKLREVLYDLYKHLDSSAAAIIDATMDIPGLNLSQQEYYPYVYYKIDCNLLEFK; from the exons ATGACCGAGTTTTGGCTGATTTCTGCTCCTGGGGAAAAAACCTGTCAACAGACATGGGAGAAACTACATGCAGCAACCACAAAACATAACAATCTTTCTACTAATTCAAAGTTCAATATTCCAGACTTGAAG GTGGGCACACTGgatgttttggttggtttgtcaGATGAGCTGGCTAAACTGGATGCCTTTGTGGAGGG tgttgtAAAGAAAGTGGCCCAGTATATGGCTGATGTCCTAGAAGACAGTAAAGATAAAGTTCAGGAGAATCTTCTGGCTAATGGAGGTAAATTTTTAACCATGATGTATGCAGGAGAGAAG CTCTTTACAATTTTAGTTGACTTGGTCACCTATGTAACAAGGTTCCAGTGGGATATGGCCAAATACCCAATCAAGCAATCCTTGAAGaatatttcagaaattattGCAAAG GGAGTAAACCAGATTGACAATGATCTGAAAGCAAGAGCCTCAGCATACAACAATCTGAAAGGGAACCTTCAgaatttggaaagaaagaaCGC GGGAAGCTTGCTAACCAGAAGTCTTGCTGATATTGTAAAGAAAGAGGACTTTGTACTTGATTCAGAGTATTTGGTCACTTTATTAGTGATTGTACCCAA GTCAAATTATAATGACTGGGTTAAGCAATATGAAACACTAGCAGAGATGGTTGTCCCACGTTCCAGCAA TGTACTCTTTGAGGATCAAGACAGTTACCTCTGTAACGTCACCTTGTTCAGGAAGGCAGTGGATGACTTCAAGCATAAAGCCAGAGAATACAA ATTTATGGTCCGTGACTTCCAGTACAATGAAGAAGAGATGAAGGCagataaagaagaaatgaaTAGGCTGTCAACtgacaagaagaaacagttt GGGCCTCTGGTCCGGTGGCTGAAAGTTAATTTCAGTGAAGCTTTCATTGCATGGATTCATGTGAAGGCACTACGAGTTTTTGTTGAATCTGTTTTAAG GTATGGTTTGCCAGTTAACTTTCAGGCAATGCTACTTCAGCCTAACaagaaaacaatgaagaaaCTGAGGGAGGTTTTATATGACTTATACAAGCACCTtgacagcagtgcagcagctaTCATTGAT GCAACTATGGATATTCCTGGCTTAAACCTCAGTCAGCAGGAGTACTACCCATATGTGTACTACAAGATTGATTGCAATTTGCTGGAATTCAAGTGA
- the ATP6V1C1 gene encoding V-type proton ATPase subunit C 1 isoform X2 has product MTEFWLISAPGEKTCQQTWEKLHAATTKHNNLSTNSKFNIPDLKVGTLDVLVGLSDELAKLDAFVEGVVKKVAQYMADVLEDSKDKVQENLLANGVDLVTYVTRFQWDMAKYPIKQSLKNISEIIAKGVNQIDNDLKARASAYNNLKGNLQNLERKNAGSLLTRSLADIVKKEDFVLDSEYLVTLLVIVPKSNYNDWVKQYETLAEMVVPRSSNVLFEDQDSYLCNVTLFRKAVDDFKHKAREYKFMVRDFQYNEEEMKADKEEMNRLSTDKKKQFGPLVRWLKVNFSEAFIAWIHVKALRVFVESVLRYGLPVNFQAMLLQPNKKTMKKLREVLYDLYKHLDSSAAAIIDATMDIPGLNLSQQEYYPYVYYKIDCNLLEFK; this is encoded by the exons ATGACCGAGTTTTGGCTGATTTCTGCTCCTGGGGAAAAAACCTGTCAACAGACATGGGAGAAACTACATGCAGCAACCACAAAACATAACAATCTTTCTACTAATTCAAAGTTCAATATTCCAGACTTGAAG GTGGGCACACTGgatgttttggttggtttgtcaGATGAGCTGGCTAAACTGGATGCCTTTGTGGAGGG tgttgtAAAGAAAGTGGCCCAGTATATGGCTGATGTCCTAGAAGACAGTAAAGATAAAGTTCAGGAGAATCTTCTGGCTAATGGAG TTGACTTGGTCACCTATGTAACAAGGTTCCAGTGGGATATGGCCAAATACCCAATCAAGCAATCCTTGAAGaatatttcagaaattattGCAAAG GGAGTAAACCAGATTGACAATGATCTGAAAGCAAGAGCCTCAGCATACAACAATCTGAAAGGGAACCTTCAgaatttggaaagaaagaaCGC GGGAAGCTTGCTAACCAGAAGTCTTGCTGATATTGTAAAGAAAGAGGACTTTGTACTTGATTCAGAGTATTTGGTCACTTTATTAGTGATTGTACCCAA GTCAAATTATAATGACTGGGTTAAGCAATATGAAACACTAGCAGAGATGGTTGTCCCACGTTCCAGCAA TGTACTCTTTGAGGATCAAGACAGTTACCTCTGTAACGTCACCTTGTTCAGGAAGGCAGTGGATGACTTCAAGCATAAAGCCAGAGAATACAA ATTTATGGTCCGTGACTTCCAGTACAATGAAGAAGAGATGAAGGCagataaagaagaaatgaaTAGGCTGTCAACtgacaagaagaaacagttt GGGCCTCTGGTCCGGTGGCTGAAAGTTAATTTCAGTGAAGCTTTCATTGCATGGATTCATGTGAAGGCACTACGAGTTTTTGTTGAATCTGTTTTAAG GTATGGTTTGCCAGTTAACTTTCAGGCAATGCTACTTCAGCCTAACaagaaaacaatgaagaaaCTGAGGGAGGTTTTATATGACTTATACAAGCACCTtgacagcagtgcagcagctaTCATTGAT GCAACTATGGATATTCCTGGCTTAAACCTCAGTCAGCAGGAGTACTACCCATATGTGTACTACAAGATTGATTGCAATTTGCTGGAATTCAAGTGA
- the BAALC gene encoding brain and acute leukemia cytoplasmic protein has product MGCGGSRADAIEPRYYESWTRETESTWLTNTDSEGPPQEGGSGEAGGREQGAPRHGLLEDGKSAQTGVATASATAGALNIEKKSNCGPQCANPVVHGTGAMTQRQNGFRTAESKWDTQKMSTKEVTINVTKSIRQSDRRKTKNCVN; this is encoded by the exons ATGGGCTGCGGAGGCAGCAGGGCGGACGCGATCGAGCCCCGCTACTACGAGAGCTGGACGAGGGAGACCGAATCCACCTGGCTGACCAACACGGACTCCGAGGGCCCGCCGCAGGAGGGCGGCAGCGGCGAGGCCGGCGGCCGGGAGCAGGGCGCCCCGCGGCACG GTCTTCTGGAGGATGGGAAGTCAGCCCAGACAGGTGTAGCTACAGCAtcagccacagctggagctctgaaCATTGAGAAGAAGAGCAACTGTGGCCCTCAGTGTGCAAACCCTGTGGTCCATGGCACAGGAGCTATGACACAGAGGCAGAACGGCTTCAGGACGGCCGAG AGCAAATGGGACACCCAGAAGATGTCCACGAAAGAAGTCACCATTAATGTCACAAAAAGCATCAGACAAAGTGACAGGAGGAAAACCAAGAATTGTGTCAATTAA